The following proteins come from a genomic window of Streptomyces liliiviolaceus:
- the gpmI gene encoding 2,3-bisphosphoglycerate-independent phosphoglycerate mutase yields the protein MTAPDTTPGDPGILLVLDGWGHAPPAADNAVDAASTPVLDELTGRYPSTQADASGEAVGLLPGTVGNSEIGHMVIGAGRPLPYDSLLVQQHIDSGELRENPRLVSLLDALAVRGGALHLVGLCSDGQIHANVGHLSELLAAAAARRVPRVWIHAITDGRDVADGTAETYLTQVTELAAAAGTGAIAGVIGRGYAMDKAGNLDLTDRAVHLVADAEGTEANTAAEAADASDRGDEWVDPSVLRDAPGARIADGDGLVWFNFRSDRIQQLADRLLEHLAATARTVDTLSLAQYDTRADIPALVQRADASGGLADELTAAGVRSVRIAEAEKFEHVTYYINGRDSTARSVEEHVRITGPGAPDYKARPEMNLDQVTDAVLDAAARPEVDLVIANLANIDVVGHTGDYAATVKACEHTDAAVARIATAAAESGRWLLLVGDHGNAEKMTKQAPDGTSRPYGGHTTHPVPLVVVPANKEATATLPQRATLADVAPTVLHLLGHKPGSAMTGRPLL from the coding sequence GTGACCGCGCCGGACACCACGCCCGGCGACCCGGGCATCCTGCTGGTACTGGACGGTTGGGGCCACGCCCCGCCGGCCGCGGACAACGCTGTCGACGCCGCATCCACGCCTGTTCTGGACGAGCTGACCGGCCGCTACCCCTCCACCCAGGCCGACGCGTCCGGTGAGGCGGTGGGGCTGCTGCCGGGCACCGTCGGCAACTCCGAGATCGGCCACATGGTCATCGGAGCGGGACGGCCTCTGCCCTACGACAGCCTCCTGGTCCAGCAGCACATCGACTCCGGTGAGCTGCGGGAGAACCCGCGCCTGGTCTCCCTCCTGGACGCGCTCGCGGTCAGGGGAGGGGCGCTGCATCTGGTCGGCCTGTGCTCGGACGGGCAGATCCACGCGAACGTCGGGCATCTCAGCGAGCTGCTGGCCGCGGCCGCCGCCCGGCGGGTGCCCCGTGTGTGGATCCACGCGATCACCGACGGACGCGACGTGGCCGACGGCACCGCCGAGACCTACCTGACGCAGGTCACCGAACTGGCCGCAGCAGCCGGCACCGGAGCGATCGCCGGCGTCATCGGCCGCGGCTACGCCATGGACAAGGCCGGCAACCTCGACCTGACCGACAGGGCCGTCCACCTGGTGGCCGACGCGGAGGGCACCGAGGCGAACACCGCGGCCGAAGCCGCTGACGCCTCCGACCGCGGCGACGAGTGGGTGGACCCGAGCGTCCTGCGGGACGCACCGGGAGCGCGCATCGCCGACGGTGACGGCCTGGTGTGGTTCAACTTCCGCAGCGACCGCATCCAGCAGCTCGCCGACCGCCTGCTGGAGCACCTTGCGGCCACCGCGCGCACGGTGGACACCCTCAGCCTGGCCCAGTACGACACCCGCGCCGACATCCCCGCGCTGGTGCAGCGGGCGGACGCCTCCGGAGGTCTGGCCGACGAACTCACCGCCGCAGGCGTACGCAGCGTGCGCATCGCCGAGGCCGAGAAGTTCGAGCACGTCACCTACTACATCAACGGGCGTGACAGCACGGCACGCAGCGTCGAGGAACACGTCCGCATCACCGGCCCCGGCGCCCCCGACTACAAGGCCCGCCCGGAGATGAACCTCGACCAGGTCACGGACGCCGTCCTCGACGCCGCGGCCCGCCCTGAAGTCGACCTCGTCATCGCCAACCTCGCCAACATCGACGTCGTCGGCCACACCGGCGACTACGCGGCCACCGTCAAAGCCTGCGAACACACCGACGCCGCGGTGGCACGCATCGCCACAGCCGCCGCCGAGTCGGGCCGGTGGCTGCTGCTCGTGGGAGACCACGGCAACGCCGAGAAGATGACCAAGCAGGCACCGGACGGAACCAGCCGCCCCTACGGCGGGCACACCACCCACCCGGTGCCCCTCGTCGTGGTGCCCGCGAACAAGGAAGCCACTGCCACGCTGCCCCAGCGGGCAACGCTCGCCGACGTCGCCCCCACGGTCCTGCACCTGCTGGGACACAAGCCCGGATCCGCCATGACAGGAAGGCCCCTCCTATGA
- a CDS encoding phosphate ABC transporter ATP-binding protein, whose translation MDNVIAVRQLRVLSRDKTLVGPVSFSLERGSTTGLCGPSGAGKSTVLRALVDLLPTGLTRDGDLQVLERPIAPGKGDADLRAKIVLVPQTPVVFGGSILDNALFGLRHILRAPREVLKERAEQALREAGLWKEVSDRLDSPAQNLSAGQRQRLCLARALALEPECLLLDEPTSALDEQSRDTVEQSIAALRGSRTVLLVSHDPAQVERLCDTTVHLDQPATVSPAAAAVS comes from the coding sequence ATGGACAACGTAATCGCCGTGCGTCAACTGCGCGTGCTCAGCCGCGACAAGACCCTGGTCGGGCCGGTCTCCTTCAGTCTGGAGCGTGGTTCCACCACCGGGCTGTGCGGGCCGTCGGGCGCCGGGAAATCCACCGTCCTGCGTGCTCTGGTGGACCTCCTCCCGACCGGCCTCACCCGGGATGGCGACCTGCAGGTGCTGGAGCGGCCGATCGCGCCCGGCAAGGGAGACGCCGACCTCAGAGCAAAGATCGTCCTCGTACCCCAGACACCGGTCGTCTTCGGCGGCAGCATCCTCGACAACGCCCTGTTCGGGCTGCGGCACATCCTGCGGGCCCCGCGGGAAGTGCTGAAGGAGCGAGCGGAACAGGCCCTGCGCGAGGCTGGGTTGTGGAAGGAGGTCTCCGACAGGCTCGACTCGCCGGCGCAGAACCTGTCCGCGGGGCAACGGCAGCGCCTGTGCCTGGCCCGGGCGCTGGCCCTGGAACCGGAGTGCCTGCTTCTGGACGAGCCGACCAGCGCACTCGACGAACAGAGCCGCGATACGGTCGAGCAGTCGATCGCGGCACTGCGCGGCAGCCGGACGGTCCTTCTCGTTTCCCACGACCCGGCGCAGGTCGAGCGCTTGTGCGACACCACGGTCCACCTGGACCAGCCGGCGACCGTATCCCCGGCCGCCGCCGCAGTCTCCTGA
- a CDS encoding ArsR/SmtB family transcription factor, which yields MSKLVSVSGAPDATTSLACCQPLGQEELSAPDAERIASMFKALSDPVRLRLFSRIAAQPGGEACVCDIQDVGVSQPTVSHHLRKLREAGLLVSDRRASWVYYRVAPGVLAGMAGLLSAAA from the coding sequence ATGTCGAAGTTAGTCTCTGTCTCCGGTGCTCCGGACGCCACGACGTCTCTGGCTTGCTGCCAGCCGCTGGGGCAGGAAGAGCTCTCCGCGCCCGACGCGGAGAGGATCGCGAGCATGTTCAAGGCCCTTTCGGACCCGGTCCGTCTGAGGCTGTTCTCCCGAATCGCCGCGCAGCCCGGCGGTGAGGCGTGCGTCTGTGACATCCAGGACGTCGGCGTTTCCCAGCCCACGGTCAGCCACCACCTGCGCAAACTCCGTGAAGCGGGTCTTCTGGTCTCCGACCGGCGGGCCAGCTGGGTGTACTACCGGGTGGCCCCGGGCGTGCTTGCCGGCATGGCGGGTCTGTTGTCAGCAGCGGCGTGA
- a CDS encoding phosphate ABC transporter substrate-binding protein, with protein sequence MFSTKRRLAHLASTALVLASLATACADGKAGGSGALQVSGSTTVAPVAADAAEALKADGLDITVATQGGSAGGISQLAAGQIKIAMSSKPLADEDKAASPDTDFQSTQIGSDAVGIIVTKKVADAGVKNLTVDQVRDLFEGKITNWSVVGGPDLKVFVYDKEPGRGTREVLDKYIYGDKKAPAPPESDNFAIVGGNLETRNKLKSTPGSVAPLSTSFVEGHKDLAVVTLDGIAASPENIASGKYPMSRPLYFITDGKPEGTAKKFIDYVLTTKGQKLMTKHGYLTLKEIGK encoded by the coding sequence GTGTTCAGCACGAAGCGTCGCCTCGCCCACCTCGCCTCAACCGCTCTGGTCCTCGCGTCCCTTGCCACGGCCTGCGCCGACGGAAAAGCGGGAGGATCAGGTGCTCTGCAGGTCAGCGGCTCCACCACGGTAGCCCCCGTGGCCGCGGACGCCGCTGAGGCCCTCAAGGCCGACGGACTCGACATCACCGTCGCCACCCAGGGCGGTTCCGCCGGCGGCATCTCCCAGCTCGCCGCAGGCCAGATCAAGATCGCGATGAGCTCGAAGCCCCTCGCGGACGAGGACAAGGCCGCCAGCCCCGACACCGACTTCCAATCCACCCAGATCGGTTCGGACGCCGTCGGCATCATCGTCACCAAGAAGGTCGCCGACGCCGGCGTCAAGAACCTCACCGTGGATCAGGTACGGGACCTGTTCGAAGGCAAGATCACCAACTGGTCCGTAGTCGGCGGACCCGATCTCAAGGTCTTCGTCTACGACAAGGAGCCAGGCCGCGGGACCCGCGAGGTGCTCGACAAGTACATCTACGGCGACAAGAAGGCCCCCGCGCCGCCGGAGTCGGACAACTTCGCGATCGTGGGCGGCAACCTCGAAACCCGCAACAAGCTGAAGTCGACCCCCGGCTCGGTGGCCCCGCTGTCCACCAGCTTCGTCGAGGGGCACAAGGACCTGGCCGTGGTCACCCTGGACGGCATCGCCGCGTCACCCGAGAACATCGCCTCCGGCAAGTACCCCATGTCCCGGCCGCTGTACTTCATCACGGACGGCAAGCCGGAGGGGACGGCCAAGAAGTTCATCGACTACGTCCTGACCACCAAGGGCCAGAAGCTGATGACCAAGCACGGCTATCTGACGCTCAAGGAAATCGGTAAGTAG
- a CDS encoding ArsR/SmtB family transcription factor, whose translation MSREAAEPAENAECFQLSAADAVWWAGVFKTLGDPVRLQLLVHLAARQGAEVAAHDICDVGVAQSTVSHHLKRLRCMGLVENRREGRIVYYRMGAGVRSALMQILQRDQAEAPTMPSAPEAARAPLVEDSSPLPP comes from the coding sequence ATGTCCCGTGAGGCCGCGGAGCCTGCCGAGAACGCGGAGTGCTTCCAGCTGAGCGCGGCGGATGCGGTCTGGTGGGCCGGCGTCTTCAAGACACTGGGCGATCCGGTACGCCTGCAACTGCTGGTCCATCTGGCGGCACGGCAGGGAGCGGAGGTCGCGGCGCACGACATCTGCGATGTGGGAGTGGCTCAGTCCACCGTGAGTCATCACCTCAAGCGGCTGCGGTGCATGGGGCTCGTGGAGAACAGGCGGGAAGGGCGCATCGTCTACTACCGCATGGGCGCCGGGGTCCGTTCGGCGCTGATGCAGATCCTTCAGCGCGACCAGGCCGAGGCACCCACGATGCCGTCGGCGCCCGAGGCAGCCAGGGCGCCCCTGGTGGAAGACTCCAGCCCGTTGCCGCCCTGA
- the pstC gene encoding phosphate ABC transporter permease subunit PstC: MTTTLARDAAPPDAAIRPRPSKWVWSWTGAGVFAVAALLLVVVGYLVAGISSGSVDWTALLTDASWSPPNAAYGGLAMIYGTAVVCALALILAVPVSWGAALALSEYLPPRVARPLRMCVELLAAVPSIVYGLIGIMVIRPVVAWIGDVPGGDSLLAAGIVLAVMITPTIVAVSVDALTAVPDRYREAAFSLGLTRREVIRSAVLPLARPGMRSAVLLGLARALGEAIAVFLVVGRADGRLPTSFDGFLHSLVHPGQTLTTKLAGPEPVLAGTSGPYFAALCGLGLVLLAFVAAATIWGTRGQKRGTSDKRAPAFRGAPRMRVERDRLAMGLRLGALLLPTALLLGMLALLVTRGSSAFNPSFWFTSATGAAGGGVRDQIVGTLLLIGTTGLIALPLGFGAGILIGVHASERVARLLQTLTIVLGGAPTILLGLAGFVILSSIMGWGRSWLAGAIVLVPVVIPVIALATSARVRSMPPELTESALSLGLTRAQFIRSVVVPYAWPATLTGLLLGLARAAGETAPLLFTATVFFGAPAFPSGVVESPVQALPTHIFTLSQDSGDPQAVTQAWGSAMVLVLITAVLLSAAVALRNRFEGERWTT; this comes from the coding sequence ATGACCACCACACTGGCGCGCGATGCCGCGCCACCTGACGCAGCAATACGGCCACGCCCCTCGAAATGGGTTTGGAGCTGGACGGGTGCCGGGGTGTTCGCCGTGGCAGCCCTCCTCCTCGTGGTCGTGGGCTATCTCGTCGCGGGGATCAGCAGCGGCTCGGTCGACTGGACGGCCCTGCTGACCGACGCTTCCTGGAGCCCTCCCAACGCCGCCTACGGCGGCCTCGCCATGATCTACGGCACGGCCGTCGTCTGCGCCCTCGCTCTGATCCTGGCCGTACCCGTCAGCTGGGGAGCGGCCCTTGCCCTGTCGGAGTACCTGCCGCCCCGCGTGGCCCGGCCGCTGCGCATGTGCGTGGAGCTGCTCGCCGCCGTACCGTCCATCGTCTACGGCCTGATCGGCATCATGGTCATCCGGCCCGTCGTTGCCTGGATCGGGGACGTACCCGGCGGGGACAGTCTCCTGGCTGCCGGGATCGTCCTCGCTGTCATGATCACGCCGACGATCGTGGCGGTGAGCGTCGACGCGCTCACCGCGGTGCCCGACCGCTACCGGGAGGCCGCCTTCTCGCTGGGCCTGACCCGCCGCGAGGTCATCCGCTCCGCGGTGCTGCCGCTCGCCCGGCCCGGCATGCGCTCCGCCGTCCTGCTCGGCCTGGCCCGCGCGCTCGGCGAAGCCATCGCCGTGTTCCTGGTGGTGGGCCGGGCCGACGGACGACTGCCCACCAGTTTCGACGGGTTCCTCCACTCGCTGGTGCATCCGGGGCAGACACTGACGACGAAACTGGCCGGCCCCGAACCGGTGCTGGCCGGCACATCCGGCCCTTACTTCGCCGCGCTGTGCGGACTGGGCCTCGTCCTCCTGGCGTTCGTGGCCGCGGCCACCATCTGGGGCACCCGAGGCCAAAAACGCGGTACCTCGGACAAGCGAGCCCCTGCCTTCCGCGGCGCGCCCCGGATGCGCGTTGAGCGCGACCGGCTCGCCATGGGACTGCGTCTGGGCGCACTGCTGCTGCCCACCGCGCTTCTCCTCGGCATGCTCGCCCTCCTGGTGACGCGGGGAAGCTCCGCGTTCAACCCGTCCTTCTGGTTCACCTCGGCCACGGGCGCCGCGGGCGGAGGCGTACGCGACCAGATCGTCGGCACCCTGCTGCTCATCGGCACCACAGGTCTGATCGCGCTCCCGCTCGGCTTCGGCGCGGGCATCCTGATCGGCGTTCACGCATCCGAACGGGTCGCACGGCTGTTGCAGACCTTGACGATCGTGCTGGGCGGAGCGCCGACCATCCTGTTGGGGCTGGCCGGGTTCGTCATCCTGTCCAGCATTATGGGATGGGGCAGATCCTGGCTGGCGGGAGCCATCGTGCTCGTGCCGGTCGTCATCCCGGTGATTGCCCTGGCCACCTCAGCGCGCGTGCGGAGCATGCCACCGGAACTGACCGAGAGTGCACTGTCGTTGGGGCTGACGCGCGCTCAGTTCATCCGCTCGGTCGTCGTCCCCTATGCCTGGCCCGCCACGCTCACCGGCCTGCTCCTCGGCCTGGCCCGCGCAGCGGGAGAAACCGCGCCGCTGCTGTTCACGGCGACCGTCTTCTTCGGGGCTCCCGCCTTCCCGAGCGGCGTCGTGGAATCGCCGGTCCAGGCGCTGCCCACGCACATCTTCACCCTCTCCCAGGACTCGGGCGACCCTCAGGCAGTTACCCAGGCCTGGGGGAGCGCCATGGTCCTTGTACTGATCACCGCAGTACTTCTCAGCGCGGCGGTCGCGCTGCGCAACCGCTTCGAAGGAGAGCGATGGACAACGTAA
- a CDS encoding NAD(P)-binding domain-containing protein: MTAPAAQDLPVVVIGAGPIGLAAAAHLLERQLTPLVLEAGPVAASAVRDWSHVRLFSTWSELTDPAAEKLLAPTGWSRPHATTYPTGGDWAERYLQPLADTLGDRIRYGATVTGISRAGRDRIVDADRDSQPLVVHLTTADGREERLLTRAIIDASGTWTTPSPAGASGLPALGENAAADRITYRVPDLNDPSVRSRYAGKRTAVIGSGASAFTALATLADLAQNEPGTHAVWILRRGISGSTFGGGEADQLPARGALGLAAKAAVDNGHADAVTGFRTETIERDEDGRLILIAEDGRHLDAVDEAIVLTGFRPDLTFLSEIRLGLDERLQAPTALAPLIDPNVHSCGTVYPHGVNELSHPEKDVYLVGMKSYGRAPTFLAMTGYEQVRSITASLAGDQEAAERVELTLPETGVCGGAGLFDEAAAEESSGGCCAPAPALVQIGSATSALQIGRPEASGGC; the protein is encoded by the coding sequence GTGACTGCGCCCGCTGCCCAGGATCTGCCCGTTGTCGTCATCGGAGCCGGCCCCATCGGCCTGGCCGCCGCCGCCCACCTCCTGGAGCGGCAGCTGACACCCCTGGTCCTGGAGGCCGGACCGGTAGCCGCCAGCGCAGTACGCGACTGGTCCCACGTCCGGCTCTTCTCGACCTGGAGCGAGCTCACCGACCCCGCCGCCGAGAAGCTGCTCGCCCCCACCGGCTGGAGCCGCCCCCACGCGACGACCTACCCCACCGGCGGCGACTGGGCCGAACGCTACCTCCAGCCCCTCGCCGACACCCTCGGCGACCGCATCCGCTACGGCGCCACCGTCACCGGCATCTCCCGCGCCGGACGCGACCGCATCGTCGACGCCGACCGAGACAGCCAGCCCCTCGTCGTCCACCTCACCACCGCCGACGGCCGCGAGGAACGCCTCCTCACCCGCGCGATCATCGACGCCTCCGGCACCTGGACCACCCCGAGCCCAGCCGGCGCCAGCGGCCTGCCCGCACTCGGCGAGAACGCGGCGGCCGACCGCATCACCTACCGCGTCCCCGACCTCAACGACCCGTCCGTACGGTCGCGTTACGCAGGAAAGCGCACCGCGGTCATCGGCTCCGGAGCCTCCGCCTTCACGGCGCTCGCAACCCTCGCGGACCTGGCCCAGAACGAACCGGGCACGCACGCCGTGTGGATCCTGCGCCGCGGCATCAGCGGCTCCACCTTCGGCGGCGGCGAAGCCGACCAGCTCCCCGCCCGCGGAGCCCTCGGCCTGGCCGCCAAGGCAGCCGTCGACAACGGCCACGCCGACGCCGTCACCGGCTTTCGCACCGAGACGATCGAACGAGACGAAGACGGCCGCCTGATCCTCATCGCAGAGGACGGCCGACACCTCGACGCGGTCGACGAGGCCATCGTCCTCACCGGCTTCCGCCCCGACCTGACCTTCCTGTCCGAGATCCGCCTCGGCCTCGACGAACGCCTCCAGGCCCCGACCGCGCTGGCCCCGCTCATCGACCCCAACGTCCACTCCTGCGGCACGGTCTACCCGCACGGCGTCAACGAGCTCTCCCACCCGGAGAAGGACGTCTACCTCGTCGGCATGAAGTCCTACGGCCGCGCCCCCACCTTCCTCGCGATGACCGGATACGAGCAGGTCCGCTCCATCACCGCATCCCTCGCCGGAGACCAGGAAGCAGCCGAGCGCGTCGAACTGACCCTGCCCGAGACGGGAGTCTGCGGCGGCGCAGGACTCTTCGACGAGGCGGCTGCCGAGGAGAGCAGCGGCGGATGCTGTGCCCCCGCGCCCGCCCTGGTCCAGATCGGAT
- the aroA gene encoding 3-phosphoshikimate 1-carboxyvinyltransferase encodes MNATPDPRLKAEEVSVLPLAAFDERVNVLGSKSYTNRYLAIASLSGRETVIKGALLSDDTLYFARAIETFGHVTCAVDHATASIHVTPTGRPMRAPKDDIFVGGAGTPLRFLISMAGHAQGTTIITGNTRMQERPMGDLLQALPPLGVDATAVRGNGSPPIRVVGGSFKGGATTINGLVSSQFTSSLIINALRAENDTHITIADELVSKPYVEMTLAALKEMGVHVGRDGYRTFTVAAGQQARGGEVTVEPDASGMSYFLAAAAILGSRVVIPGIGSGSHQGDVHLVDALERMGCRSQVTDDEITLTGGPLRAIDIDMEAMPDVVPSLAAVAAYAEGTTRITNIASLRVKECDRISAVTTELRKMGIEVEELPDAMYITGGTPHGATIDTYDDHRIAMTFAIAGLRTEGVVIKDPGCVAKSFPTFWQTLDTLHPTLESTK; translated from the coding sequence ATGAACGCGACACCCGACCCGCGCCTGAAGGCCGAAGAGGTATCCGTGCTGCCCCTGGCGGCCTTCGACGAACGCGTCAACGTCCTCGGCTCCAAGAGCTACACCAACCGCTACCTGGCCATCGCCTCCCTCTCGGGCCGCGAGACCGTCATCAAGGGCGCCCTGCTGTCCGACGACACCCTCTACTTCGCCCGCGCCATCGAGACGTTCGGCCACGTCACCTGCGCCGTCGACCACGCCACCGCCAGCATCCACGTCACCCCCACCGGCCGGCCCATGCGCGCCCCGAAGGACGACATCTTCGTCGGCGGCGCCGGCACCCCCCTGCGCTTCTTGATCTCCATGGCCGGCCACGCCCAGGGCACCACGATCATCACGGGCAACACCCGCATGCAGGAGCGGCCCATGGGCGACCTGCTGCAGGCGCTGCCGCCGCTCGGTGTGGACGCCACCGCGGTCCGCGGCAACGGCAGCCCGCCGATCCGCGTCGTGGGCGGCTCCTTCAAGGGCGGCGCCACCACCATCAACGGTCTCGTCTCCAGCCAGTTCACCTCCAGCCTGATCATCAACGCGCTGCGCGCCGAGAACGACACCCACATCACCATCGCGGACGAACTGGTCTCCAAGCCGTACGTCGAGATGACGCTGGCCGCCCTCAAGGAGATGGGTGTGCACGTCGGACGCGACGGCTACCGCACGTTCACCGTCGCGGCCGGCCAGCAGGCCCGCGGCGGCGAGGTCACCGTCGAGCCCGACGCCTCGGGCATGTCCTACTTCCTGGCCGCCGCCGCCATCCTGGGCAGCCGCGTCGTCATCCCCGGCATCGGCTCCGGCTCACACCAGGGCGACGTCCACCTGGTCGACGCCCTGGAGCGGATGGGCTGTCGTAGCCAGGTCACCGACGACGAGATCACCCTGACCGGCGGCCCGCTGCGCGCCATCGACATCGACATGGAGGCCATGCCCGACGTCGTACCGTCCCTGGCCGCCGTCGCCGCCTACGCCGAAGGCACCACCCGCATCACCAACATCGCCTCGCTGCGCGTCAAGGAGTGCGACCGCATCTCCGCCGTCACCACCGAACTGCGCAAGATGGGCATCGAGGTCGAGGAACTCCCCGACGCCATGTACATCACCGGCGGCACCCCGCACGGCGCGACCATCGACACCTACGACGACCACCGCATCGCCATGACCTTCGCCATCGCCGGCCTGCGCACCGAAGGCGTCGTCATCAAGGACCCGGGCTGCGTCGCAAAGTCCTTCCCCACCTTCTGGCAGACCCTCGACACCCTCCACCCCACCCTGGAGAGCACCAAGTGA